From the Purpureocillium takamizusanense chromosome 6, complete sequence genome, one window contains:
- a CDS encoding uncharacterized protein (COG:S~EggNog:ENOG503P6JQ~SECRETED:SignalP(1-17~SECRETED:cutsite=AAT-SP~SECRETED:prob=0.1719)), producing MLPTTLLLSAFAALAATSPVVKRSAGPGCGAPSRAPVLPKTGGTSDLPNPDSGLALKHIALGFGIQNYTCKANATATATGALAMLYDITHLYPRQGAESLPLQEFNNLTSKALWTHKVPLNMNGNGPGASQTNPFPPDAPLQLQGQRPLPFLGHHYFDAAGVATFNLDSGKIHLPCSKISQVDAPKGADKGPEGTGAVGWLYLGGKDGAVGAKFVYRVLTAGGATHGCDKVSGTDSTSYTATYWFYG from the exons ATGTTGCCCACGACGCTTCTCTTGTCAGCCTTTGCGGCTCTTGCGGCGACTTCCCCTGTGGTCAAACGGTCCGCAGGGCCCGGGTGCGGAGCGCCTTCTCGAGCTCCCGTGTTGCCAAAGACGGGCGGTA CTAGCGACCTTCCCAACCCCGACTCTGGCCTTGCGCTCAAGCACATTGCTCTCGGATTCGGCATTCAAAATTACACCTGCAAAGCGAACGCTACTGCTACCGCAACGGGGGCCCTCGCTATGCTCTACGACATCACTCACCTATACCCGAGGCAGGGCGCCGAATCGCTCCCGCTGCAAGAGTTCAATAACCTCACATCCAAAGCGCTATGGACGCACAAGGTTCCTCTCAACATGAACGGAAACGGGCCCGGCGCGTCGCAAACGAACCCGTTTCCGCCTGACGCGCCGCTCCAACTTCAGGGCCAACGTCCTCTGCCATTCCTGGGGCATCACTacttcgacgccgccggggtgGCCACGTTCAACCTCGACAGCGGCAAGATCCACCTGCCCTGTAGCAAGATTAGCCAGGTAGATGCCCCCAAGGGGGCCGACAAGGGTCCAGAGGGAACGGGCGCTGTTGGCTGGCTGTATCTGGGGGGAAAGGACGGGGCCGTCGGCGCAAAGTTCGTCTACCGTGTGCtcacggccggcggcgccacccACGGCTGCGACAAGGTGTCGGGGACGGACAGCACGAGCTATACAGCCACGTACTGGTTCTACGGCTAG
- a CDS encoding uncharacterized protein (COG:Z~EggNog:ENOG503NYV1), with translation MSRRPAKGDYIETDTGNKVARKAILVGTQNIMLGGKTVIQPEVMIRGDLVRTAASSSSSSSGGAAPATPTTSTAVAIGRYCFLARGVLLRPPGRLYKGAFTYMPLRLGDHVFVGQGTVVQAATVGSHVHIGKGCTINEFAIIKDYVKVLDGTVVPAFMVIPSFSIVAGQPAKVVGEIPEGGHDEFELRELYKTVGNNPQPSAS, from the exons ATGTCGCGTCGCCCGGCCAAAGGAGACTATATTGAAACC GACACGGGCAACAAGGTCGCCCGCAAGGCCATCCTCGTTGGCACGCAAAACATCATgctcggcggcaagacggtcaTCCAGCCGGAGGTCATGATACGtggcgacctcgtccgcaccgccgcctcgtcatcctcctcctcctcgggcggTGCCGCACCCGCTACGCCCACgaccagcaccgccgtcgccatcggtCGATACtgcttcctcgcccgcggcgtgctgctgcggccccCAGGCAGGCTATACAAAGGCGCTTTCACATACATGCCTCTGCGGCTCGGGGACCACGTCTTTGTCGGACAGGGTACCGTCGTGCAGGCGGCCACGGTTGGCAGCCACGTGCACATTGGCAAGGGCTGCACCATCAACGAGttcgccatcatcaaggACTACGTCAAGGTACTGGACGGTACTGTGGTCCCCGCCTTCATGGTCATACCGAGCTTCTCCATCGTCGCGggtcagccagccaaggTTGTCGGAGAGATTCCCGAGGGAGGTCACGACGAGTTCGAGCTGCGCGAACTCTACAAGACGGTCGGCAACAACCcgcagccgtcggcgtcgtga
- a CDS encoding uncharacterized protein (COG:S~EggNog:ENOG503PHE8), whose amino-acid sequence MSIPFNNCTFDGDGVWWSNDRRLQGVASLTTQQLLSRNGNVTSTRSVHRCAGGGHQMNLVAPLSGTPGAAHIVTNMPITLLSAAQTVMRRMSTRSIIAILIGNDEGQGRRIRDGKYTTLIDVDLRPTRLAPDANASPHVFGEPRGVPATIERRCAGCGSLTHELKLCMQSSSDGLLHGCTLCNSISHELDQCRRFRELDLETCFAVLVRQRGNMPALATTRSWFAVLSDYRDAASDVSANYLPCVPYLPWTPEFARRMSQAAPSERARMELFYRDFDRSVLPGDPDTRHLSAARAYFTRSRSTQHYLAPF is encoded by the coding sequence ATGTCCATCCCCTTCAATAACTGCACTtttgacggcgacggtgtcTGGTGGAGCAATGACCGCAGACTCCAGGGCGTCGCTTCTCTGACGACACAGCAGCTGCTGAGCCGGAACGGCAATGTCACGTCTACCCGGTCCGTTCATCGATGTGCAGGTGGTGGCCATCAAATGAACTTGGTAGCGCCGCTTTCTGGAACGCCAGGCGCCGCGCACATTGTCACCAACATGCCCATTACCCTCTTGTCAGCGGCCCAGACGGTCATGAGGCGAATGTCTACGAGATCCATCATCGCCATTCTGATTGGCAACGATGAAGGTCAGGGCCGCAGAATTCGTGACGGCAAGTATACTAccctcatcgacgtcgacctgAGGCCGACCAGGCTCGCCCCGGACGCAAACGCGTCTCCTCACGTATTTGGCGAGCCTCGAGGTGTCCCCGCCACAATCGAGAGACGGTGCgcgggctgcggcagccTGACCCACGAGCTGAAGCTCTGCATGCAATCTTCCTCGGATGGGCTGCTTCATGGCTGCACCCTCTGCAACAGCATAAGCCATGAGTTGGATCAGTGTCGCCGCTTTCGGGAGCTCGACCTCGAAACTTGTTTTGCGGTTCTTGTTCGTCAGCGAGGCAACATGCCGGCGCTAGCCACCACCCGATCGTGGTTTGCCGTCCTCTCGGACTATAGAGACGCTGCCTCCGACGTCTCGGCCAACTACTTACCTTGTGTTCCTTACCTGCCATGGACGCCAGAGTTTGCCCGCAGGATGTCGCAGGCCGCTCCATCAGAGCGTGCCAGGATGGAGCTGTTCTATCGAGACTTCGACCGCTCCGTGCTGCCTGGCGACCCGGACACGAGACACctgagcgcggcgagggcataCTTTACTCGCTCGCGCAGCACTCAGCATTATCTCGCCCCGTTCTAG